The Podospora pseudocomata strain CBS 415.72m chromosome 1 map unlocalized CBS415.72m_1, whole genome shotgun sequence genome has a segment encoding these proteins:
- a CDS encoding uncharacterized protein (EggNog:ENOG503NY90; BUSCO:EOG09263UCR; COG:E) has protein sequence MAFTMHSHSGQFCPGHAVDSLESIILHAISLGYQTLGLTEHMPRTSVSDLYPEELLPTPQATLDSLFPRHEEYLSTAAALQQKYADKIHILIGFEGEWIRGEEYGSLIGELAKDARVDYFIGSLHHTAGIPIDYDKALYRIAVEACGGTEEGLYEKYFDEQLEMLSALKPKVVGHFDLIRLMSEDPGRELKSNQKVWGKVVRNLEKVKEFGGWLEMNTSGLRKGMAEGYPKREIAEEWIKMGGRFTFSDDSHGIGQVATNYLRGLDYLESLGVREVWTLERETHPGTVDGKKSGLREKSVAIDDFRASLWLP, from the coding sequence ATGGCCTTCACAATGCATTCCCACTCGGGCCAATTCTGCCCCGGCCACGCCGTCGACTCGCTCGagtccatcatcctccacgccatctccctcgggTACCAAACCCTCGGCCTGACCGAGCACATGCCCCGCACCTCCGTCTCGGACCTCTACCCCGAGGagctcctccccaccccgcAGGCCACCCTCGACTCCCTTTTCCCCCGGCACGAGGAGTACCTCTCTACCGCGGCCGCCCTCCAGCAGAAGTACGCAGACAAGatccacatcctcatcggGTTCGAAGGGGAGTGGATCAGAGGGGAGGAGTACGGGTCGCTGATAGGGGAGCTGGCCAAGGACGCGAGGGTGGATTACTTCATTGGGAGTCTGCACCACACGGCTGGGATTCCGATTGACTATGACAAGGCGCTTTACCGGATAGCTGTTGAGGCTTGCGGTGGCACCGAGGAGGGGCTGTATGAGAAGTATTTTGATGAGcagttggagatgttgagcgCGCTGAAGCCCAAGGTGGTAGGGCACTTCGACTTGATTAGGTTGATGAGTGAGGATCCCGGGAGGGAGTTGAAGTCGAATCAAAAGGTTTGGGGGAAGGTAGTCAGGAATTTGGAAAAGGTGAAGGAGTTCGGGGGGTGGCTGGAGATGAATACTTCTGGGTTGAGGAAAGGGATGGCCGAGGGGTACCCCAAGAGGGAGATTGCTGAGGAGTGGATCAAGATGGGAGGCAGGTTTACGTTCTCTGACGATAGCCACGGGATTGGGCAGGTGGCGACGAATTATTTGAGAGGGTTGGACTATCTCGAAAGCTTGGGAGTACGGGAGGTTTGGACACTGGAAAGAGAAACACACCCAGGGACTGTAGACGGAAAGAAGAGCGGGCTGAGAGAGAAGAGCGTGGCGATTGATGACTTCAGGGCGAGTTTATGGCTCCCATGA
- a CDS encoding uncharacterized protein (EggNog:ENOG503P8E8; COG:H) — protein sequence MRGVIPFPLGLTLGTDVCMIPRVYSLITTNQGTPIIPTLARPFNVINNVDRFTKKLLTQNERERLEELPVYLNAMKVMSFRDGVGPVKHKNLLGRQRSERRGEIWKLAEWLAGRWAAKEAVIKAHAFRAGTSTGKVTFGGVEIMVEGEENLGRRVEETAEEEGEEAGWRVQRKDKGDYILENIDGLGPRAEFGRVTGPPVAVILGDEEVGVKGQVALLSISHDGDYATAVCLGFKPDAFNGNGNGNTKFEGKKKAR from the coding sequence ATGAGGGGTGTCATACCCTTCCCGTTGGGTCTCACCCTGGGGACAGATGTCTGCATGATCCCCCGAGTTtactccctcatcaccacaaaTCAGGGCACGCCCATTAttcccaccctcgcccggcCCTTCAACGTGATCAACAATGTGGACAGGTTCACAAAGAAGCTGCTGACGCAAAACGAGAGGGAacggttggaggagctgccCGTCTACCTCAATGCGATGAAGGTCATGTCGTTTCGGGACGGGGTCGGTCCGGTAAAGCACAAGAACCTGCTTGGGAGACAGCGATcggaaagaaggggggagattTGGAAACTGGCGGAGTGGTTGGCTGGGCGGTGGGCGGCGAAGGAGGCAGTGATTAAGGCTCATGCTTTTCGGGCGGGGACGTCAACAGGGAAGGTCAcgtttgggggggtggagatcatggttgagggtgaggagaatttggggaggagggtggaggagacggctgaagaagaaggggaggaggcggggtgGCGGGTGCAACGGAAGGATAAGGGGGATTATATCCTGGAGAACATAGATGGTTTGGGGCCGAGGGCGGAATTTGGGAGGGTAACAGGACCGCCAGTGGCGGTAATATTaggagatgaggaggtgggggtgaaggggcaGGTGGCGCTGTTGAGTATCAGTCATGATGGGGATTATGCGACGGCGGTTTGTTTGGGATTCAAGCCCGATGCTTtcaatgggaatgggaatgggaatacAAAATTcgagggaaagaagaaggcccgGTGA
- a CDS encoding uncharacterized protein (COG:S; EggNog:ENOG503NZE3), whose translation MDRFHQINPFAKRDSHTTTSITTYKVLSLLTWLLSVVTTVYYDTHAPADGKYLGGSIWHQNYHHYSGFTQNAVITSIYFVVMFILQLIYTSHLFSSDATTVNAAASVGSHFILNNLLHFAWVMLFVRSHFVWSEIILIINFFNLSSLYFRHATYTKLIHAGAVSWPLAWTFVAIYWNGAIMVPHQHSLVARIFANVFIWSLLGYGLFFIFLYKDYTMGFALSVLSASLGVAQFFRQIIAFQWIFAFTIMSVLFVATVLVAVPAWTGREDFFGNRREPVGDAERAPLLADN comes from the exons ATGGATCGCTTCCACCAGA TTAACCCGTTCGCCAAGCGTGACTCCCACACTACAACCTCCATCACGACCTACAAGGTCCTCTCACTTCTCACCTGGCTCTTGTCCGTCGTCACCACCGTTTACTACGATACCCATGCGCCTGCCGACGGAAAATATCTTGGGGGTAGCATTTGGCACCAGAACTATCACCACTACTCTGGCTTCACCCAAAATGCAGTCATTACCTCCATCTACTTTGTCGTCATGTTTATCCTCCAGTTGATCTATACCTctcacctcttctcctctgaTGCCACAACCGTCAACGCCGCGGCTTCCGTCGGCAGCCATTTCATTCTtaacaacctcctccattTCGCCTGGGTTATGCTCTTTGTCCGGTCGCACTTTGTCTGGTCTGAGATCATCTTGATCATCAACTTCTTCAATCTGTCAAGCTTGTACTTCCGCCATGCGACTTACACCAAGCTTATCCACGCAGGAGCTGTGAGCTGGCCCTTGGCCTGGACGTTTGTGGCGATCTACTGGAATGGAGCGATCATGGTTCCCCACCAGCATAGTCTTGTTGCCAGGATCTTTGCCAATGTCTTTATTTGGAGCTTGCTGGGCTATGGCTTGTTCTTCATCTTTTTATACAAG GACTACACCATGGGGTTTGCTCTCAGTGTCTTGTCAGCTTCCCTGGGCGTCGCGCAGTTTTTCAGACAGATCATTGCGTTCCAGTGGATCTTTGCAttcaccatcatgtcggTGCTGTTTGTGGCCACTGTGTTGGTTGCCGTGCCGGCTTGGACTGGGCGGGAAGACTTCTTCGGCAATAGGAGAGAGCCTGTTGGAGATGCCGAGAGAGCGCCTCTGTTGGCTGACAATTAG
- a CDS encoding uncharacterized protein (EggNog:ENOG503P9QF; COG:S), giving the protein MTVKVGQPVSRSKHQSRVSRRIHARMSERDNFVPPEREHAKRIQDERWEQFKDLIVAKYRESTLDKTSKYMEKEFGFKASRRQYVHRLGKQKWNIGKYKGGQPQVVDEPSLNTPLSRQNPASPDLSSVALHPPSPMTRPALDFSRYSSEQLAASHILSDGLLYLGDLNNAFAIKAELYRVITAGHGDFTDQEIRRQLLRRYVIDCICIIQTEADAKAARQMLEQNDLLYERWADTDDNTWESVLFRILTSRTYDSENSESSIIQIVEIINKTTVEADEAGHEKLQTLTPRKYRFDLLMYKIFSFALERYNEPTAVDEIPIDVGGLLKQFKNTQPAIKDSSVDPRLEWELVLKTLDFCVSELSNGEFHPLRLDNKTTRANRIFCTLLCALQKQIMIREQTTTALDNIASDKAHAQFASVYTELLGIVVGLIVDEAPSLEFSRNPLPLKEWALRGAQKVKSLAEQSNLDQEKTGLIDRFLDKANSMNVEIMLENLSRKQPEEVNIRELNLLRKELAQNLGVEILPDLEPRATVIVPLTASWELYDRSASQHSQPVLHLLHGHPAPRGPRSRSVSRSHSPSATSSSQSPATNGNATGQASDASAEGDSEDIILD; this is encoded by the exons ATGACAGTCAAAGTAGGACAGCCAGTGTCTCGATCCAAGCACCAGTCTCGAGTTTCAAGACGAATACACGCCAGGATGTCCGAGAGAGATAATTTCGTCCCCCCCGAAAGAGAGCACGCAAAACGCATACAGGATGAACGCTGGGAGCAATTTAAAGATTTAATCGTCGCCAAGTACAGAGAGTCGACGCTCGATAAAACCAGCAAGTATATGGAAAAGGAATTCGGCTTCAAAGCATC TCGGCGTCAATATGTTCACCGTTTGGGCAAACAAAAATGGAATATCGGCAAATACAAGGGAGGACAGCCTCAGGTCGTGGATGAGCCATCGCTAAACACCCCCCTTTCGAGGCAGAACCCAGCCTCACCCGACCTTTCGTCTGTTGCCCTTCATCCCCCTTCACCCATGACAAGGCCAGCTTTGGATTTCTCACGTTACTCGTCTGAGCAACTGGCTGCATCCCACATTCTTTCAGACGGCCTCCTGTACCTCGGTGATTTGAATAACGCGTTCGCCATCAAAGCGGAGCTTTACAGGGTTATCACGGCAGGCCATGGCGACTTTACTGATCAGGAGATCAGACGACAGCTTTTACGACGATATGTCATTGACTGCATCTGCATCATACAAACCGAGGCCGACGCAAAAGCTGCCCGTCAAATGCTGGAGCAGAATGACCTTTTGTACGAGAGGTGGGCAGATACTGATGACAACACCTGGGAGAGTGTTCTCTTCCGCATTCTCACCTCGAGGACCTATGATTCGGAGAATTCTGAAAGCTCGATTATACAGATTGTCGAGATCATCAACAAAACCACCGTCGAAGCAGACGAGGCAGGCCACGAAAAGCTGCAGACATTGACGCCTAGAAAGTACCGTTTCGACCTTCTCATGTACAAAATCTTCAGCTTTGCGTTGGAGAGGTACAATGAGCCGACAGCTGTGGACGAAATACCTATTGACGTTGGGGGGCTCCTGAAGCAGTTCAAGAACACCCAACCCGCAATCAAGGACTCCAGCGTTGATCCTCGGCTGGAATGGGAACTCGTGCTGAAAACTCTGGACTTTTGTGTTTCCGAGCTCTCAAATGGCGAGTTTCATCCCCTGAGACTCGACAACAAGACCACCAGGGCCAACAGGATTTTCTGCACTCTTTTGTGTGCTCTTCAAAAGCAGATTATGATTCGGGAGCAAACAACGACGGCTCTAGACAACATTGCAAGCGACAAGGCACATGCCCAGTTTGCAAGTGTTTACACCGAGCTTCTCGGCATCGTGGTCGGCCTGATAGTCGATGAAGCGCCATCCTTGGAATTCTCCCGAAATCCCTTGCCACTGAAGGAGTGGGCTCTGAGAGGCGCCCAAAAAGTCAAGAGTCTTGCGGAACAGTCAAACCTTGACCAGGAAAAGACAGGTCTAATTGACCGGTTCCTCGACAAGGCAAACTCAATGAACGTGGAGATCATGCTTGAGAACCTTTCGAGGAAGCAGCCCGAGGAAGTCAACATCCGCGaactcaacctcctccgcaaggAATTGGCACAGAATCTCGGCGTGGAAATTCTTCCCGACTTGGAACCTAGAGCAACGGTGATTGTACCCTTGACTGCGAGCTGGGAGCTTTACGACCGGAGTGCCTCTCAACATAGCCAACCTGTGCTTCACCTGCTGCACGGCCACCCGGCGCCAAGGGGGCCCAGGTCACGCTCAGTATCTCGATCGCATTCGCCTTCTGCTACTAGCAGTAGCCAGTCACCCGCCACAAACGGAAATGCCACCGGCCAGGCGAGCGATGCTTCTGCCGAGGGGGATAGTGAAGATATTATTCTTGACTAA
- a CDS encoding uncharacterized protein (EggNog:ENOG503NUFD; CAZy:AA3; COG:E), with protein sequence MDLTAFLVAIFFSACLQAVDGLLVPANKFIDLALPSYDYIVVGGGVSGLVVANRLTENKNVTVLVLEAGDLDSGPDLVTIPGLVGHGFIPSQNWNITTAPQESLDNRTRDYGQGHVVGGGSILNGLVMTRGARYDYDAWLTLGNPGWSWHGMLRYFKKSENFTACVAPEDSQNLHIRPHMKVHGQKGPLQVGYPRFFYNSSRNFLEGISELGIPLLPDINTGIAAGASVAPATINDRNQSRADSRRAYLDSVLSRPNLHLATQQTVTRVLFGTEAVDEDSERPAKGLKRAFGVEFATSFDSPRKRMACNREVILAAGAIISPSLLQVSGIGPASVLDELGVPVQIDLPGVGQNLQDHAMVGAFYNYTRFGMFTANNLTGSILEEVESQYFANRTGPLTHPLISTLAFASLRHLDTNWETLLSNIPSSEPESHLPPGPGQHPTILEGYARQQHLLTSLLARSSVGALEVMADSIGTLTAAVQHPLSRGFVRALSADLLANGSVARNILLDPRYCSHPFDCDIIVRGLKLNNQLVKTKAMQQLVPQPAYPWDDLTSQNDTALLEAVHSKLQTEFHPAGSTSMMPLEFGGVVSPRLMVYGTSNLRVIDAGIIPLLPAAHIQAAVYAIAEKAADIIKQDSSTMSGSDPNNGDVTPPPNPFTNGPPGLGPGIAEGPGVAGRVNDDHGRPYQS encoded by the exons ATGGATTTGACTGCATTTTTAGTCgctatttttttttcagcGTGCCTACAGGCTGTGGATGGGCTTCTCGTCCCAGCCAACAAGTTCATCGATCTCGCGCTCCCTTCCTACGACTACATTGTTGTCGGTGGCGGTGTTTCCGGCCTCGTTGTAGCCAATCGACTCACGGAGAACAAAAATG TGACtgttcttgttctcgagGCTGGCGACTT AGACTCAGGCCCGGACCTCGTCACTATCCCCGGACTTGTCGGCCACGGTTTCATTCCGTCTCAGAACTggaacatcaccaccgcaccACAGGAATCCTTAGACAACCGTACTCGGGACTACGGCCAGGGtcatgttgttggaggtggtagCATCCTCAATGGTCTCGTCATGACCCGCGGAGCTAGGTACGATTATGATGCCTGGCTTACGCTGGGGAATCCCGGCTGGAGTTGGCACGGAATGCTTCGTTACTTCAAAAAGAGCGAGAACTTTACTGCCTGTGTGGCTCCAGAAGACAGTCAAAATCTTCATATTCGACCACATATGAAAGTTCACGGCCAGAAAGGTCCCTTGCAAGTAGGCTACCCGAGATTCTTTTACAATTCATCTC GTAACTTCCTCGAGGGCATCTCTGAGCTCGGGATCCCGCTCCTCCCCGACATCAATACCGGTATTGCAGCAGGCGCTTCGGTTGCCCCAGCTACTATCAACGATCGTAACCAGTCACGAGCGGACAGCCGAAGGGCGTATCTGGACAGTGTCCTAAGTCGCCCAAACCTGCATCTGGCGACCCAGCAGACCGTCACTCGCGTCCTCTTCGGGACTGAggctgttgatgaagacTCCGAACGGCCTGCTAAGGGTCTCAAGAGAGCATTTGGGGTTGAG TTCGCAACATCGTTTGACTCCCCACGGAAGAGAATGGCATGCAATAGGGAGGTGATCCTAGCAGCGGGGGCTATCATTTCACCATCGTTGCTGCAAGTGTCTGGCATAGGTCCGGCCTCCGTTCTGGATGAACTGGGTGTACCTGTTCAGATCGACCTGCCGGGGGTTGGCCAGAACCTCCAAGATCACGCAATGGTCGGCGCGTTTTATAACT ACACTCGTTTTGGAATGTTTACGGCGAACAACCTCACTGGCAGTATTcttgaggaagttgagaGCCAATACTTTGCCAATCGAACAGGTCCCCTGACGCACCCACTAATCTCAACTCTCGCGTTTGCCTCTCTCCGACATCTCGACACGAACTGGGAAACCCTCTTATCGAACATACCTAGTTCCGAACCCGAgtcccacctccctcctggACCAGGTCAACACCCCACGATCCTGGAAGGCTATGCccgtcaacaacacctccttacctccctcctcgcccgctCAAGTGTGGGTGCGCTCGAGGTGATGGCAGACAGCATCGGTACTTTAACAGCAGCAGTTCAGCATCCTTTGAGCAGAGGTTTTGTCCGGGCATTGTCAgccgacctcctcgccaacggcTCCGTGGCCCGAAATATTCTTCTCGACCCGCGCTATTGTTCACACCCATTCGACTGCGACATCATTGTGCGCGGTCTCAAGCTTAATAATCAGTTAGTCAAGACAAAGGCCATGCAGCAGCTCGTCCCTCAGCCCGCGTACCCCTGGGATGATCTTACCAGCCAGAATGATACAGCTCTGTTGGAGGCAGTCCACTCCAAGCTGCAAACCGAGTTTCATCCTGCCGGATCAACATCGATGATGcctttggagtttgggggagTCGTGAGCCCGCGGTTGATGGTGTACGGGACATCGAACTTGAGGGTTATCGATGCTGGTATTATACCTTTGTTACCGGCTGCTCACATCCAGGCAGCTGTGTATGCTATCGCTGAAAAG GCAGCAGATATCATCAAAcaagacagcagcaccatGAGCGGCTCGGACCCCAACAATGGTGATGTAACACCGCCACCAAACCCCTTTACGAATGGTCCTCCAGGCCTTGGACCTGGTATCGCGGAGGGTCCCGGAGTTGCAGGGCGCGTCAATGATGACCATGGTCGTCCCTACCAGTCCTGA
- the PHM7 gene encoding phosphate metabolism protein 7 (EggNog:ENOG503NW23; COG:S) has product MSNSNNTSSTGETAESSSLSALVSTLAPVAVISGAYLAVFLILRRSKRRYYAPRTYLGSLRESERSPPLPNGLFNWIGSFWRIPDIYALQHQSLDAYLYIRYLQMALVLCFVGCIITWPVLFPINATGGGGQKELDILSYSNVNPDTHKNRYFAHVFVSWAYFGFVMYLIMRECIFYINLRQAFLLSPFYSERISSRTVLFTCVPDNYLNEAKLRQVFGQNAKNIWITARTDEVDDLVKERDKVAMKLEKAEIKLIKLANKARQKAIKNGANASEADKQAITGDAESGSIAARWLSAKSRPTHRTGPLGLIGKKVDTINWCRAELERLIPEAEAVQAKYRSGAFKNIPGVFIEFTSQQAAEAAAQMLAHHQGLHMSNRVVGIRPSEVIWKSLAVPWWQLVIRRYIVLAFIAALIIFWAIPVAVVGAISNINYLATEYSWLSWLTDIPKVILGVITGLLPSVALAILMSLVPIIMRLCAKLAGEPSISGVELFTQNAYFAFQVIQVFLVTTLSSSAPAVIEQIINAPNETPRILAQGLPKASNFYITYFIVQGLTIATSVLTQVVGFFIFTILYKFLANTPRALYQKWSNLSAISWGSTMPVYTNIVVIAITYSCIAPLMLGWATIAMFLFYFAWRYNVFFVTDTQIDTRGLIYPKALKQLFVGVYLGEICMLGLFIAGTAPGPVILMVIFIIFTVLFHYSLNTALDPLLYNMPMSLLAEEESARLLDGEAGASHSNGNDKFVDEHDLNGDGIVESAEEQVAHSRAARKAAAAHSKGNFLTRFLKPWIYSDYATLRNLVPRHVSLPQYTPEIIENAYNPPSVTSQAPLLWIPADPAGVSKQEIAHTSKIIPITDEGCILNEKGKLEWDEEGTRPPVWEEKILY; this is encoded by the exons atgagcaacagcaacaataCTTCCAGCACTGGAGAAACGGCGGAAAGCTCCTCGCTTTCGG CATTGGTTTCGACCCTCGCCCCTGTCGCCGTCATCTCTGGGGCTTATCTCGCCGTCTTTCTGATACTGAGACGTAGCAAGAGACGCTACTACGCACCGCGAACCTACTTGGGGAGCTTGAGAGAGAGCGAAAGAtcgcccccccttcccaatgGGCTGTTCAACTGGATAGGAAGCTTCTGGAGGATCCCCGACATCTACGCCCTCCAGCACCAATCTCTCGATGCCTACCTCTACATTCGGTACCTGCAGATGGCGCTTGTTCTCTGCTTCGTTGGCTGCATCATCACCTGGCCCGTTCTTTTCCCCATCAATGCTAccggtggcggtggtcagAAGGAGCTCGACATACTCTCCTATTCCAATGTTAACCCGGACACCCACAAGAACCGCTATTTTGCCCACGTCTTCGTGAGCTGGGCTTACTTTGGCTTCGTCATGTATCTGATCATGCGAGAGTGCATCTTCTACATTAACTTGCGCCAGGCCTTCTTGCTCAGCCCCTTTTATTCGGAGCGCATTTCGTCTCGCACCGTCTTGTTCACCTGCGTCCCGGACAATTACCTAAACGAAGCAAAGCTGCGCCAAGTGTTTGGCCAAAATGCCAAGAATATCTGGATCACAGCTCGCACCGACGAGGTGGATGACTTGGTGAAGGAGCGCGACAAGGTTGCCAtgaagttggagaaggccgagatcaAGTTGATCAAGCTTGCGAACAAGGCCCGCCAgaaggccatcaagaacgGCGCCAATGCGTCCGAAGCTGACAAGCAAGCGATCACGGGTGATGCCGAGTCTGGAAGCATTGCGGCCCGATGGCTGTCGGCCAAGTCCCGGCCGACACACCGAACCGGTCCTCTTGGTCTGATTGGAAAGAAGGTGGACACGATCAACTGGTGCCGCGCCGAGCTGGAGCGCCTCATCCCGGAGGCGGAAGCTGTCCAAGCCAAGTACCGCAGCGGCGCTTTCAAGAACATTCCGGGTGTCTTCATCGAGTTCACGTCGCAGCAGGCCGCCGAAGCTGCCGCTCAGATGCTGGCCCATCACCAAGGTCTTCACATGTCGAACCGTGTCGTTGGTATTCGCCCGAGCGAGGTGATCTGGAAGTCTTTGGCTGTTCCGTGGTGGCAGCTTGTGATTCGGCGTTACATTGTATTGGCCTTCATCGCTGCTTTGATCATCTTTTGGGCTATCCCTGTTGCTGTAGTCGGTGCTATCAGCAACATCAACTATCTCGCAACGGAGTATTCTTGGCTGTCGTGGCTCACCGATATTCCCAAGGTCATCCTGGGCGTTATCACTGGCCTTCTGCCATCTGTGGCCCTTGCTATCCTCATGTCGTTggtgcccatcatcatgcgcC TTTGTGCGAAATTGGCCGGCGAGCCATCAATTTCCGGCGTTGAGTTGTTCACCCAAAACGCATATTTCGCCTTCCAGGTCATCCAGGTCTTTTTGGTCACCACCTTGTCGTCATCGGCTCCTGCCGTCATTGAACAGATCATCAACGCCCCCAATGAGACACCGAGAATCCTGGCTCAGGGCTTGCCTAAAGCATCCAACTTTTACATCACATATTTCATCGTCCAGGGCTTGACCATTGCCACTAGCGTGCTCACCCAGGTCGTCGGGTTCTTCATCTTCACAATTCTCTACAAGTTCCTGGCGAACACACCCCGCGCCCTCTACCAGAAGTGGTCTAATTTAAGCGCCATTTCATGGGGCAGCACCATGCCGGTCTACACCAACATTGTGGTTATCG CCATTACTTACTCGTGCATTGCTCCTCTTATGTTGGGCTGGGCTACCATCGCAATGTTCCTCTTCTACTTCGCTTGGAGATACAATGTTTTCTTTGTCACTGATACCCAGATCGACACCCGCGGTCTGATCTATCCTAAGGCGCTCAAGCAGCTCTTCGTCGGAGTCTACCTCGGCGAGATTTGCATGCTCGGACTGTTCATCGCAGGAACGGCTCCTGGTCCGGTCATTCTCATGGtgatcttcatcatcttcaccgtTCTGTTCCATTACAGCCTCAACACCGCTCTTGACCCTCTCCTCTACAATATGCCCATGTCGCTGCTCGCTGAGGAGGAATCAGCCCGCCTCCTTGACGGCGAAGCTGGCGCAAGCCACAGCAACGGAAATGACAAGTTCGTCGATGAGCATGACCTCAATGGCGACGGTATTGTGGAGAGTGCCGAAGAGCAAGTTGCTCATTCCCGGGCGGCCCGAAAGGCGGCGGCTGCTCATAGCAAGGGCAACTTCCTCACTCGGTTCCTGAAGCCCTGGATTTACTCCGATTACGCCACACTGCGCAACCTTGTGCCCCGCCACGTGTCGTTGCCACAGTATACCCCCGAAATCATCGAGAATGCATACAACCCGCCCAGTGTCACCTCCCAGGCCCCTCTGCTCTGGATCCCCGCCGACCCGGCGGGAGTTTCCAAGCAGGAGATTGCCCACACCAGCAAGATTATTCCTATCACTGATGAAGGGTGCATTCTGAACGAGAAGGGCAAGCTGGAGTGGGACGAGGAAGGAACCAGGCCGCCtgtgtgggaggagaagattctTTACTAA